The following proteins are co-located in the Pseudomonas antarctica genome:
- a CDS encoding SDR family oxidoreductase — MDAAATGNGRVALVTGAARGIGLGIAAWLISEGWQVVLTDLDRERGSKVSKVLGDNAWFITMDVADEKQVAQGVAEVLGQFGRLDALVCNAAVADPRNITLESLDLAYWNRVLAVNLSGPMLLAKHCAPYLRAHGGAIVNLASTRARQSEPDTEAYAASKGGLLALTHALAMSLGPEVRVNAVSPGWIDARDPAARRAEPLTDADHAQHPAGRVGTVEDVAAMVAWLLSRQAGFVTGQEFVVDGGMSKKMIYSE, encoded by the coding sequence ATGGACGCTGCAGCGACCGGTAACGGCCGCGTTGCACTGGTGACGGGCGCGGCGCGCGGCATTGGCCTCGGTATCGCCGCGTGGCTGATCAGTGAAGGCTGGCAAGTGGTGTTGACCGACCTTGACCGCGAGCGCGGTTCCAAGGTGTCCAAGGTGCTGGGTGACAATGCCTGGTTTATTACCATGGACGTGGCGGATGAGAAACAAGTCGCCCAGGGCGTCGCCGAAGTGCTGGGCCAGTTCGGGCGCCTGGATGCGTTGGTGTGCAACGCGGCAGTGGCCGACCCGCGCAATATCACCCTGGAGAGCCTTGACCTGGCTTACTGGAACCGGGTGCTGGCGGTGAACCTCAGTGGGCCGATGCTGTTGGCCAAGCACTGTGCGCCGTATCTGCGCGCCCACGGCGGTGCCATCGTCAACCTGGCGTCGACCCGCGCCCGCCAGTCAGAGCCCGACACCGAAGCCTACGCGGCGAGCAAGGGCGGCCTGCTGGCCCTGACTCACGCCTTGGCCATGAGTCTGGGGCCAGAGGTGCGGGTTAACGCCGTGAGCCCTGGTTGGATCGATGCGCGTGATCCTGCCGCTCGGCGTGCCGAGCCATTGACCGATGCCGATCACGCCCAGCATCCGGCGGGCAGGGTGGGTACGGTTGAAGACGTGGCGGCGATGGTGGCGTGGTTGCTGTCGCGTCAGGCGGGGTTTGTCACCGGGCAGGAGTTTGTGGTGGACGGTGGCATGAGCAAGAAGATGATTTACAGCGAGTAG
- a CDS encoding O-succinylhomoserine sulfhydrylase — MSQEWDAGRLDSDLDGVAFDTLAVRAGQHRTPEGEHGDPMFFTSSYVFRTAADAAARFAGEVPGNVYSRYTNPTVRAFEERIAALEGAEQAVATATGMASILAVVMSLCSAGDHVLVSRSVFGSTISLFEKYFKRFGVEVDYVPLAELSGWEAGIKVNTKLLFVESPSNPLAELVDIAALSEIAHAKGAMLVVDNCFCTPALQQPLKLGADIVVHSATKFIDGQGRCMGGVVAGRSEQMKEVVGFLRTAGPSLSPFNAWIFLKSLETLSLRMKAHCANAQALAEWLEQQDGIEKVHYAGLKSHPQHALAQRQQRGFGGVVSFEVKGGKEGAWRFIDATRLISITANLGDSKTTITHPGTTSHGRLTPQEREAAGIRDSLIRIAVGLEDVADLQADLARGLAAL, encoded by the coding sequence ATGAGTCAGGAATGGGATGCCGGTCGGTTGGACAGCGACCTCGATGGCGTAGCTTTCGATACCCTGGCTGTGCGCGCCGGCCAGCACCGCACCCCGGAAGGTGAGCACGGTGACCCGATGTTCTTCACCTCAAGCTATGTGTTCCGCACTGCTGCCGACGCCGCTGCGCGTTTCGCCGGTGAAGTGCCGGGCAACGTTTATTCGCGCTACACCAACCCGACCGTGCGAGCGTTCGAAGAGCGTATCGCGGCGCTGGAAGGTGCTGAGCAGGCAGTGGCCACGGCGACCGGCATGGCGTCCATTCTGGCCGTGGTGATGAGCCTGTGCAGCGCGGGTGACCACGTGCTGGTGTCGCGCAGCGTATTCGGTTCGACCATCAGCCTGTTCGAGAAGTACTTCAAGCGCTTCGGTGTTGAAGTGGACTACGTGCCTCTGGCCGAACTTTCCGGCTGGGAGGCGGGAATCAAGGTCAACACCAAGCTGTTGTTCGTCGAGTCGCCCTCCAACCCACTGGCCGAGTTGGTGGATATCGCCGCCTTGTCCGAAATAGCTCATGCCAAAGGCGCGATGCTGGTGGTCGATAACTGCTTCTGCACGCCTGCCTTGCAGCAGCCGTTGAAGCTTGGCGCAGACATCGTTGTGCACTCGGCCACCAAGTTCATCGATGGCCAGGGCCGTTGCATGGGCGGCGTGGTTGCTGGCCGCAGCGAACAGATGAAGGAAGTGGTGGGCTTCTTGCGTACCGCTGGCCCGAGCCTGAGCCCGTTCAACGCCTGGATCTTCCTCAAGAGTCTGGAGACCCTCAGCCTGCGCATGAAAGCCCATTGCGCCAATGCGCAGGCTTTGGCCGAGTGGCTGGAGCAGCAGGACGGTATCGAGAAGGTCCATTACGCTGGCCTCAAGAGCCACCCGCAGCACGCGTTGGCTCAGCGTCAGCAGCGTGGTTTCGGCGGTGTGGTGAGCTTTGAAGTGAAGGGTGGCAAAGAAGGCGCCTGGCGCTTTATCGATGCGACGCGCTTGATCTCCATCACCGCCAACCTGGGTGACAGCAAAACCACTATTACTCACCCAGGCACCACTTCCCACGGTCGTCTGACCCCGCAAGAGCGTGAAGCGGCGGGCATCCGTGACAGCCTGATTCGCATCGCCGTGGGCCTGGAAGATGTGGCTGACTTGCAGGCTGACCTGGCCCGCGGGCTGGCCGCCTTGTGA
- the purF gene encoding amidophosphoribosyltransferase encodes MCGIVGIVGKSNVNQALYDALTVLQHRGQDAAGIVTSHDGRLFLRKDNGLVRDVFHQRHMQRLVGHMGIGHVRYPTAGSSTSAEAQPFYVNSPYGITLAHNGNLTNVEQLAKEIYESDLRHVNTNSDSEVLLNVFAHELAQRGKLQPTEEDVFAAVTDVHNRCVGGYAVVAMITGYGIVGFRDPHGIRPIVFGQRHTDEGVEYMIASESVSLDVLGFTLIRDLAPGEAVYITEDGKLHTRQCAVAPKLTPCIFEHVYLARPDSIIDGVSVYKARLRMGEKLAEKILRERPEHDIDVVIPIPDTSRTAALELANHLGVKFREGFVKNRYIGRTFIMPGQAARKKSVRQKLNAIELEFRGKNVMLVDDSIVRGTTCKQIIQMAREAGAKNVYFCSAAPAVRYPNVYGIDMPSAHELIAHNRSTQDVADLIGADWLIYQDLPDLIEAVGGGKIKIEQFDCAVFDGKYVTGDVDEAYLNKIEQARNDSSKIKTQAVSAIIDLYNN; translated from the coding sequence ATGTGTGGCATCGTCGGTATCGTCGGTAAGTCGAACGTCAATCAGGCGCTGTATGACGCGCTAACCGTCCTCCAGCACCGCGGCCAGGACGCTGCCGGTATTGTGACCAGCCACGACGGCCGGTTATTCCTGCGCAAGGACAATGGCCTGGTGCGTGACGTGTTCCATCAGCGTCACATGCAACGCCTCGTCGGGCACATGGGCATTGGCCATGTGCGTTACCCGACTGCCGGTAGCTCGACTTCGGCCGAAGCTCAACCGTTTTACGTCAACTCGCCTTACGGCATCACCCTGGCGCACAACGGTAATCTGACCAACGTTGAACAGCTGGCCAAAGAGATTTACGAATCTGACCTGCGCCACGTCAACACCAACTCCGACTCGGAAGTGTTGCTTAACGTGTTCGCTCACGAGCTGGCCCAGCGTGGCAAGTTGCAGCCGACCGAAGAAGATGTGTTCGCTGCCGTCACTGATGTGCACAACCGTTGCGTCGGCGGCTACGCGGTGGTGGCCATGATCACCGGTTATGGCATCGTCGGTTTCCGCGACCCCCACGGCATCCGCCCGATCGTGTTCGGCCAGCGTCACACTGACGAAGGCGTCGAGTACATGATTGCTTCCGAAAGTGTGTCCCTGGACGTGCTGGGCTTCACCCTGATCCGTGACCTGGCCCCGGGCGAAGCGGTGTACATCACCGAAGATGGCAAGCTGCACACCCGTCAGTGTGCTGTGGCGCCGAAACTCACCCCGTGCATCTTCGAACACGTCTACCTGGCGCGTCCGGATTCGATCATTGATGGCGTTTCGGTCTACAAGGCGCGTCTGCGCATGGGCGAGAAGCTGGCCGAGAAGATCCTGCGCGAGCGTCCAGAGCACGATATCGACGTGGTGATCCCGATTCCGGACACCAGCCGTACCGCTGCGCTGGAGCTGGCCAACCATCTAGGCGTCAAGTTCCGCGAAGGTTTCGTCAAGAACCGCTACATCGGCCGTACCTTCATCATGCCGGGCCAGGCAGCGCGCAAGAAGTCGGTCCGCCAGAAGCTCAACGCCATCGAGCTGGAATTTCGTGGCAAGAACGTGATGCTGGTGGACGACTCCATCGTGCGTGGCACCACGTGCAAGCAGATTATCCAGATGGCCCGCGAAGCCGGTGCGAAGAACGTGTACTTCTGTTCCGCCGCGCCTGCCGTGCGTTACCCGAACGTGTACGGTATCGACATGCCGAGCGCCCACGAACTGATCGCCCACAACCGTTCGACCCAGGACGTGGCCGACCTGATCGGCGCCGACTGGCTGATCTATCAGGACCTGCCGGACCTGATCGAAGCGGTCGGCGGTGGCAAGATCAAGATCGAACAGTTCGACTGCGCCGTGTTCGACGGCAAGTATGTGACCGGAGATGTCGATGAGGCTTACCTGAACAAAATCGAGCAGGCGCGTAACGACTCGTCGAAGATCAAGACCCAGGCGGTCAGCGCGATCATCGATCTGTACAACAACTGA